The DNA window GCGGCTCCGCCATGGTCTCCTCCCTCGCAGGGATCGGCGTGATCCTCGGCGTCACCCGCAAAGAGCCGGTGGCCGTGCGCCGCCCCCGGCCGAAGAAGCCCAGGCTGGTTCCGCTGTAGCCACGGCGGCTACAACGGGCAGCGCGGCGCGACAAGGCGGCTCAGGCGGTGAACGTCACGTCTTTAGCGTCCGTGACCTGGGCGGTGCGGCCCGGAGCCGTGTGGTACTTCCAGTACAGGTTCGTGTGTGCAATGACTTTGTCCGGCGTCGGGGCGCCCCACGCCGTCTGATCCTCGGTCGTGTGGGCATCGCCGACGAGCGTGACGTCGTAGCCGCGAACGAAGGCCCCGTGGATCGTGGACCGGATGCATTCATCCGTCTGGGCGCCAGCGACGACCAGGCGCCCGACTCCGGCATTGGCCAGGACGTCCTCCAGATCGGTGTCTTCGAAGGAGTCCGCAAACGTCTTGTGCACCAACGGTTCCGGATCCTGGCGTGACAGCTCCGGGACATATTCCCAGGCGTCGTTCCCCCGCTCCAACTGCTCGTCGGAGTGCTGGATCCAGACGATCGGGGCGCCTGCCTCCCGCGCCTTGTCGACGAGCATGCCGATGTTGGCGATGACCGAGTCGCGCTCGTGAACATCGGACACGACGCCCCTCTGGACGTCGATGACCATCAAGGCGGTGTTGGGTCGATCTGGCAGCGTGGTCATGACGATCTCCTCTGCTGGTTGGGGCGGGCCCTGTCACTCGATCATGATAAACCGGTCCGACGACGGTGGCTCCGGGTGGGCACCGCAGGTGGGGGTACCGCCCCCGCCATAGGTCCAGGGCCTCCGGCTTTCCCTAGGGTGGTCCCGCAAAACTTGAGTATCTCGACGAAACGGGCACCCCATGCTGCACAATCTGAAGACCTATTCGTTTCCGCTCGGCGCTGGAGAGCAATGCCCCTCGGGCACGTTCCACCTGGACCTGGCGTCGGGCCGCTGTGACTGGTCCGACGGCCTGTTCGCCATCCACGGCTATACCCGCGGGGAAATTGTCCCCACGCCGGAACTGATCATGGCCCACAAGCATCCGGAGGACCGCGGACCCATTCTGGAGCTGCTTGATGAAATCCATTCGAGCGGCGGGCAGGGGGCACTCTTCCACCGCATCATCGACAGCCAGGGGCGCAAGCATCGCGTGCTGACCCTGGCCGAGGCCGTAGAAGGCCAAGGACCGGTTACGGCGATCCGCGGCGTGGTGATGGACTTTACCCAGACAGTGGCAGCGGAAGTCAGCCGTGAGGCGGCGGCGGCGGTGGCCGGCGCTTACGCCAACAAGGCGACCATCGAGCAGGCCAAGGGAATCATCATGGGACGCCTGGACGTCCAGGCCAACGAGGCCTTCAGCATCCTTGCGGCCCGGAGCCAGCACACCAACAAGAAACTCGCCGCTGTCGCTGCTGAGCTTGTCGATGCCGCTGGTCAGGGCAAGCTCCGCCAGACACTGCAATGCTGGGGGGAACTCGTGGGTTCGCGTCCATATGGCCGCTGAACCGGGGCCGGCTGCAGTCAGCGATTGTCCCTCCGCCGGCGCTCCGGCCCGGGGTCTGTCTGGTCCCCTGAAGGTGGCGGGCCGTCCGGGGCAAGGAGCAGCTCACCGAGCCTGGCTGCTTCAGCATGCGAGAGCCATACGGAGAACGGATGGTCGTCGCCCATCCTCTCGATGGTCAAGGTAACTCCATTGCCGCGCCCGCCGACGAGGTAGTCCGCCAAGGCAGGCGCCAGGTCCGGTCCCATGAGAATGCTCCCGTCGCGGCCCGTGCAATCCCAGCGTTCGCCTGCGTCCAGCGCCAGCTTATGCTCCCCGCACACTAGCGCTGTGACCTTCGAGTGGGCCGAAACGAACCGGGCGGCCGAGGGGTTGGGGCATCGCAGTACCTGGCATCCAGCCATCGCTGCTCCTTTCTGGCGTGAAACTGCCTGAGCCGCGTCCGTGCCGGGCGCCTCACGACCGTTCAACTCCAGGATTCGGTGGGCGGTCACGTGCACCCCCGGAAGTCATCACTCTCGTTTGTGCGCCTTGGGAAAATCCCGGAGGAACCATGACACCCCTCGTGATGTGGGCGCCCTAATCAAGGGGGCCAGCGCACACGGCAGCGCGAAGTCCGGAACGAATTCGGAAACTGCGGCCCGGAAAGGCAGCACGGAAGGGCGCGCTTCCCGGTGCGCAACCCGGCCAAAAAGGGCGCGAATCCCCGTGCCAACCTAGAAGGCGGCTGCCTGGTCGCCCTCCTGTTGCCGCCACTCATTCAGGGGGGAGTCTGCGTCATCCGCGTCATACCGGCCGCTGAGATGGGCAAGAAGCGCCATTTCCGGACTGCCCGGGTTGCCTGCCAGGTGCTGCAGCAGGCTGACGCGGGCATCCGGATCCGTGGCGGTGGCCGACAGGACATCGACTATGACGTCGAGGACCTGTCGCCGGAGGATGGAATCGTCCGGACTCTGCGTCATGAGGACCTCCTCCTCGGTCATTTGTCCGGGCGGCCGTGTACCAGCATTGTCGGGCCCGGATCCCGGATCCCCAGCACCCAACGGAAGTCCTAGGTTCCAGCCGTCAGACACAAGGCACCTTGAACCGTGTGAAACCTGTTTCAACCGCCCGTTTGGACGGCGGCGCCGGTCAGACCCGGCTCCTGCGGGTGACTGCACCGAAGACCAGCAGCACGATGACGGCGCCAAGGATGGAAAGCAGCCAAGTCCTGAGGTCAAAGAATTCGCCAAGACCCCCGCCGAAGATCAGGGAGCCGATCCAGCCGCCGAGTATCGCCCCGACAACGCCCAGGACAAGGGTCAGCAGCCACCCGCCGCCCTGCCGTCCCGGAAGAATGGCTTTGGCTATGGCCCCTGCAATCAGGCCGAGCAGGAGAAAACCGAGAAATCCCATGATGCACTTCCTTCCCAACACACACGTACCGCTGGCATGGCGCCAGCCGTATTACGAGTTAATCAGCATGCTTAGTATCTGGCAAGTATTTGGTGTGGATGCAGCGGCTTGCCGCCGGCGAAGCTCCGGGCGATGGGGAGTCTGAGGCCCGAAGCCCCGGCGGGCAGGGACAAACCAGACCCGAAAACAGGCTGGCGAAAACATCAAGGACGCCGTCAAGGAATAGCCCCGGAATTCTCTTGTCAGACCAGTGTGGCGGTGCTATAAAACTCGGTATCAGCCGTCAAAAGCCGGTAAGAGCCATGCAGGACCAAGCGTAAGACCAGGGGGTCGGTGACAGCGGATCAGCGCCGAATGGACCGGGACGGGACGCCGGAACCCGCCGTGGTAACCCTTCGGGTGAAGAGCTTATAGAGAACGCCACAGCGCAGAGTCGCGCTTGTGGAGCACCATGAGTGCGCGGAATGCACGTTCCGCAAGGTGGTCTCCGGTTGTCGAAGCTGACGGAGACCGCGTCACCCAACGCTGCCGAGGGAAAAAGCAGCACCACAAGCCAGTCACCTGGCTGTTGATCGGATTCCAGTGGATCAGGCGACGATCGTCGGCTATGCCCTCGCCTATGTCGGGGTAATTATTGCCGTTTTCCTCATGCTCCTGCCGGCTCTCATCATTTTTGCGTTCCTCCTGCTGGTGGCAGGCGCGGTTTTGGTGGTGATTCTCTTCTTGAACGCGCTGGCCGTCGGGCTGTACAGGAGTCTTGCCAGAACACTGCGGAACGTGGCCGACCGGTTGCATCGGATGCGCCAAGGCGGCAGACTGACCCCCCATTTACCAGGGCGATAACTCAACGGCCGCCTCCTCGCCGATGCGCCGCCAGGGTGTCCGATCCTCCTGCCGCGCGGCAGGCGGTCCTAAGATGGCTGGCATGGTGGAGGTTCTGGAGGAAGTCGCACGGCGACTGTACGCGCTCCCGCTCGACGAGTTCGTTGCCGCACGGACCGCCGCCGCCAAGGATGCAGCCACCTCCGACCGCTCGCTATCCCAAGCGATCCGCGAGCTTCCCAAACCCTCCGTCGCGGCCTGGGCAGTCAACATGCTGGCACACGACCGGCCAGAGGCCATGCAGCAGCTCAGCGACCTCGGCCAGACGATGCAGGACGCGCAGGCTTCGCTCGACGCCGCCGCGCTGCGCGAGCTGGCACGCGAGCGGCGGAAACTGCTCGGCGAGGCTGTGGCGGCCGCCAGGCTTGCTGCTGAGGGGCACGGCCGGAAAATCAGCGGACCTGTGGCCACGGAGGTGGAAGAGACCCTCCGCGCCGCCACGGCGGACCCGGCGGCGGCCGCCGCAGTGCAGTGCGGGATGCTGCTGCGGGTTCTGTCCGCCGACGGCGTGGACCAGGTTGATCTGAGCGGTGCGGTTGCGGTTCCTGCCGCGCTCGGCACACGGCCAGCCCTGTCTCTTATACACATCTAGATGTGTATAAGAGACAAGCTTCGACGGACAGCCCTCCGGCGCCCCCGCGCCCATCCGGGCAGTCTGGCGCCCCGGAGAAGCCCCGGCTGCAGGCCGTGCGCCAGGCGCCCCGCCCGCCTGTCTCTTATACACATCTAGATGTGTATAAGAGACAGGGACAAAGCGCTGACAGCCCTCGCCGAGGCCGAGAGCGCTGCAGCGGGAGCTGCCGGCGAGGCGGAATTGCGCGCGGAGGCGCAGGAGGAAGCTTATGCGGCCTTCGATCGGCTGACCGACGCGGTGGCCGAGGCCCGCCGACGGCTTCAGAAACTGGAGGTCTCGCTGGAAGCGGCGCGGAAGGAGCGGGACGTGGCTGCCGCGGAGGCCAAGCAGTCGGCCAGGGCAGCGGAAAAGAGCCAGCGGTCAGCCATGCTGGCCAAGGAACGGGTGCTTCGGCTGCGCAACACACCGGGCTGAAGCACGAATACTGTCAGACCCCGGTTGCACCATGGATTCATGGAAATGAATCAGGAATTCCACGTAACGTATTTCGATGCCGACTGCGGGCGGGCCAGGACCGAGGTCTTCGATACCGCCGCGGACGCTGAGCGGTTTGCCAGCCGCAGCATTTCGGGCGAGGACGGCTGGGCTGTAGTCGACGCCGTGGAAACGCGGCAGGACCGGCTGGCAGCCTAAAGGCCGGCTCAACGGACGCTGGCCCCGTCCGCTATTGATCAGGGGCTGATCAATAGCGGACGGGGCCAGTCCAGGCTCAGCGGATGGCAGCCTGCCGGGCCGCCAGTTGGCGGCTGCGTCCTGACGCCTTAGGCGAAGTCAGAGACCGCGGGGTCCGGGCCGATCCGCCCGGCGCCTGCCGCGGTGCGCTCCAGGCCGTTGATCGCCGCGATGTCGTCGGTATCCAGCGTGACATTCAGTGCCTCAAAGTTCTCGCGAATCCGGGCCTCCGTGACGGACTTCGGGATGACCACGTTCCCGATCGCCAGATGCCAGGCGATGACCACCTGCGCCGCTGTGGCACCGTGCTTGCCTGCGATGGCGGCGATGGTGGCGTCCTCGAGGAGCTCGCCGCCCTGGCCCAACGGCGACCAGGCCTGGGTCAGGATGCCCTTTGACGCATGGAACTCCCGGAGCTCGGACTGGTTGAAGAACGGGTGCAGCTCCACCTGGTTGATGGCCGGTACCACTCCGGTCTCGTCGATGATGCGCTGCAGACCTTCGATGGTGAAGTTTGAGACCCCGATGGACTTGACCCTGCCGCGCTTCTGCAGCTCGATGAGCGCCTTCCACGTGTCCACGTACTTGTCCTGCTTCGGCTGCAGCCAGTGGATCAGGTACAGGTCAAGGGTTTCCAGGCCGAGGCGCTCCATGGATTCCTCGAACGCCGCGAGGGTCGACTCGTAGCCCTGGTCCGCGTTCCAGAGTTTGGTGGTGATGAAAATTTCCTCGGGCGAGAGCCCGGAGCTCGCAATGGCCCGGCCGACACCGGCCTCGTTGCCGTAGATTTTTGCCGTGTCGATGTGGCGGAAGCCCGCCTGGAAGGCCTGGAAGACCACCTTTTCGGCGATGTCGTCTTCAACCTGCCACACTCCGTAGCCAAGCTGGGGGATGGTCTTGCCGTCATTGAATGTCAGTGTTGGTGAAGAAGTCATCTGTCCATCCTGCCAACAATGGACACACGGGCGTAGCCCATGCAGCGAGGCTAAGCTAGGCGCTTAATCCGGCGAGGCCGGGAATAACGCGGGTTTCCCCGAGTCAGGAGGATGCGGCCAAGAGCCGCTCGGCGTCGGCCACCTGCTCGAAGACCGTTTCGGCACGGCGCCGCACGGACGCGGCACCCACCGGAACGGGACCGACGGCGAGGCGGAGCATCGCTGCCGCCTCCGCAGTGGCGGCCAGCGAATTCCCTGCCTTCGACAAAGCGCGGTGCACGCCGGAGAGCGCATGCGGAATATCAAGCCCGTCGCTTGGCGAACGCCGTTGCGCCTCGACGCAGACCCGGCGCACGCGGCCGGACAGGTCCGCCAGCTGGTTGGCCACCTCGACGAGCTCCGCGTAGAGCTGTTCGTCCTCGACGCCCTCCAACACCTGGTGGTAGCGGTCCAGTCCGCGGTGAAAGCGGTCGTGGGCGCGGCGCCACAGGCCCCTGCCGAGTTCGGCGTCGTCTTTCCGCCCTTGCATGGCGGCCGTGAAAAAGCCCAAAGAAGACCTACAGGTACTGGCCGGGGCCGTGATCGGAATCTTCCTTCCGCCCCGGTTGAGCGGTGCCGGCTCCGGGCTGCGCGGCCTTCGCACGCTGCGGCTCGCCGTTCTCGCCGATCACGACACCCGGGGCAATGACAGTCCCCGGCGGAAGCTGCCGCAGCTGCATCTGGGTCATGGCCTGCTCCCGGGCTGCGTGCTGGGCTGCAATGGCCGTTTGGATGCCGTGGAACAGGCCCTCGAGCCAGCCGACCAGCTGCGCCTGGGCTATCCGGAGTTCGGCGTCGGACGGCGTCGCGTTATCCGGGAAGGGCAGGCTTATCCGTTCCAGCTCTGCTACGAGCTCGGGCGCCAGCCCGTCCTCGAGTTCCTTGATGGAGCGCTCGTGGATCTCCGCCAGCCGGCCCCGCGCGGCGTCGTCGAGGGGCGCCGCC is part of the Arthrobacter sp. KBS0703 genome and encodes:
- a CDS encoding cysteine hydrolase family protein; the protein is MTTLPDRPNTALMVIDVQRGVVSDVHERDSVIANIGMLVDKAREAGAPIVWIQHSDEQLERGNDAWEYVPELSRQDPEPLVHKTFADSFEDTDLEDVLANAGVGRLVVAGAQTDECIRSTIHGAFVRGYDVTLVGDAHTTEDQTAWGAPTPDKVIAHTNLYWKYHTAPGRTAQVTDAKDVTFTA
- a CDS encoding PAS and ANTAR domain-containing protein, whose protein sequence is MLHNLKTYSFPLGAGEQCPSGTFHLDLASGRCDWSDGLFAIHGYTRGEIVPTPELIMAHKHPEDRGPILELLDEIHSSGGQGALFHRIIDSQGRKHRVLTLAEAVEGQGPVTAIRGVVMDFTQTVAAEVSREAAAAVAGAYANKATIEQAKGIIMGRLDVQANEAFSILAARSQHTNKKLAAVAAELVDAAGQGKLRQTLQCWGELVGSRPYGR
- a CDS encoding GlsB/YeaQ/YmgE family stress response membrane protein, which gives rise to MGFLGFLLLGLIAGAIAKAILPGRQGGGWLLTLVLGVVGAILGGWIGSLIFGGGLGEFFDLRTWLLSILGAVIVLLVFGAVTRRSRV
- a CDS encoding aldo/keto reductase, encoding MTSSPTLTFNDGKTIPQLGYGVWQVEDDIAEKVVFQAFQAGFRHIDTAKIYGNEAGVGRAIASSGLSPEEIFITTKLWNADQGYESTLAAFEESMERLGLETLDLYLIHWLQPKQDKYVDTWKALIELQKRGRVKSIGVSNFTIEGLQRIIDETGVVPAINQVELHPFFNQSELREFHASKGILTQAWSPLGQGGELLEDATIAAIAGKHGATAAQVVIAWHLAIGNVVIPKSVTEARIRENFEALNVTLDTDDIAAINGLERTAAGAGRIGPDPAVSDFA
- a CDS encoding bacterial proteasome activator family protein, which produces MSDPKDTQPQPAEDAGTAPHSGIQAGDDVPVEGTTIDGDAVQGDGHAPSEPAKPKGANLQDLVDEPAKVMRIGTMIRQLLEEVKAAPLDDAARGRLAEIHERSIKELEDGLAPELVAELERISLPFPDNATPSDAELRIAQAQLVGWLEGLFHGIQTAIAAQHAAREQAMTQMQLRQLPPGTVIAPGVVIGENGEPQRAKAAQPGAGTAQPGRKEDSDHGPGQYL